From the genome of Streptomyces sp. NBC_00659, one region includes:
- a CDS encoding helix-turn-helix transcriptional regulator, with protein MGHEATGTDPGQRDAPPARAEQLPPAHEEMTLGLRLLRDGPVSDAHNLLLLASRTLRTTDVARSREAGVQASLAAWSGGDREGYLSALDALCPPAVAPDGGRDEEDGHGPVESFWRAYRDGMRSTLHGDFDRANVLLGPILNVLKTQQEASRLLSAGTIALMLGDLAAARQVLGLALATARSDPAPTFLPRILEHLSYAELREGRYHQARVHAEAGLEAAAEHPQSNVTAGLSAVLALAASIAGDPAVVATHAQSALHIAHAHGLSQARTLAEWARARADLGHGNPEHAAARLAPLVRAGPRQGHFGLWMMAVPCYVEAAVLAGHDVDADVEHLIGQYARWASLGADPQAPAVVLRCRAMVAGNEHSEGLFTAALARHEKVDSPYEHARTHLAYGMWLRRRRRPVEARTQLRRAVMGFDQCGADVWTEQADAELRAAGETPTVVPTPRSGTGPLTPLTPQQLRIAHSVAQGATNREVARQLSISTRTVEYHLRNIFTQLGVRSRVALARHLEPDLPPVHTGGQLP; from the coding sequence GTGGGGCATGAGGCAACCGGCACGGATCCCGGCCAACGGGACGCTCCCCCCGCGCGAGCCGAGCAACTACCGCCCGCGCACGAGGAGATGACGCTCGGCCTCCGCCTGTTGCGTGACGGTCCCGTCTCCGACGCCCACAACCTTCTGCTTCTCGCCTCCAGGACTCTGCGGACGACCGACGTGGCCCGCTCGCGCGAGGCGGGCGTCCAGGCCTCCCTGGCGGCCTGGTCGGGAGGTGACCGCGAGGGCTACCTCTCAGCGCTCGACGCGCTGTGCCCTCCTGCCGTTGCCCCCGACGGGGGGCGGGACGAGGAAGACGGCCACGGTCCGGTCGAGTCCTTCTGGCGTGCCTACCGCGACGGCATGCGCAGCACCCTGCACGGCGACTTCGACCGCGCCAACGTGCTGCTCGGCCCCATACTGAACGTACTGAAGACACAGCAGGAGGCCTCGCGGCTCCTGTCCGCGGGCACGATCGCGCTCATGCTGGGCGACCTCGCGGCGGCACGACAGGTCCTCGGCCTCGCGCTGGCCACCGCCCGCTCCGATCCGGCGCCCACGTTCCTTCCCCGCATCCTTGAACACCTCTCCTACGCCGAACTGCGGGAGGGCAGATACCACCAGGCCCGCGTCCACGCGGAGGCCGGTCTGGAAGCCGCCGCCGAACACCCGCAGAGCAATGTGACGGCCGGACTGTCCGCGGTCCTCGCCCTGGCCGCATCCATCGCGGGCGACCCCGCCGTGGTCGCCACGCACGCGCAGTCGGCTCTGCACATCGCCCACGCCCACGGACTCAGTCAGGCGAGAACACTCGCCGAATGGGCCCGGGCCCGCGCGGACCTGGGCCACGGCAACCCCGAACACGCCGCCGCGCGACTGGCCCCGCTCGTCCGGGCGGGACCGAGGCAGGGCCATTTCGGACTGTGGATGATGGCGGTCCCCTGCTACGTCGAAGCCGCGGTCCTCGCAGGCCACGACGTGGACGCGGACGTGGAACACCTGATCGGCCAGTATGCCCGGTGGGCTTCGCTGGGCGCGGACCCACAGGCCCCGGCGGTCGTCCTGCGCTGCCGGGCCATGGTGGCTGGCAACGAGCACAGCGAAGGCCTCTTCACCGCGGCCCTGGCCCGACACGAGAAGGTCGACAGCCCCTACGAGCACGCCCGGACCCACCTTGCGTACGGGATGTGGCTGCGACGCCGACGCCGTCCCGTGGAGGCCCGTACCCAGCTGCGCCGTGCCGTCATGGGTTTCGACCAGTGCGGTGCCGACGTCTGGACCGAACAGGCGGACGCCGAGCTCAGAGCGGCCGGCGAGACGCCCACCGTCGTGCCCACCCCCCGATCCGGGACGGGACCGCTGACGCCGCTCACCCCGCAGCAACTGCGCATCGCCCACTCGGTGGCCCAGGGCGCCACCAACCGCGAAGTGGCACGCCAGTTGTCGATCAGCACCCGTACCGTCGAGTACCACCTGCGCAACATTTTCACCCAACTCGGAGTGCGCTCCCGGGTGGCCCTGGCCCGGCACCTGGAGCCCGATCTCCCTCCCGTTCATACGGGCGGACAGCTTCCTTGA
- a CDS encoding class I SAM-dependent methyltransferase encodes MVVDAVVPGRGRVVQTAFDESERRTWTGRADAYAASFAKLCAYPVPVLLDAAGVAEGVRVLDVGAGTGTVAAAAYARGAKVTAADAEPGMVARAASAVPEADVRLAALPRLPFADDAFDAVVGNFVLNHVGRPRDALTELRRVTRPGGRIAVTIWALPPAAGQALLGRAVQAAGVTRPAHLPVLAPEDDFLRTEQGFAALLGEAGLTDVVCDTLAWDHRTTVEEWWSGAAAGVATIGQIVTSQKPAVIAAIKDHFESSCAEFTGPGGVLSLPHAALMAHGQA; translated from the coding sequence ATGGTCGTGGATGCGGTGGTTCCGGGGAGAGGACGAGTGGTGCAGACGGCGTTCGACGAGTCCGAGCGGCGGACGTGGACGGGGCGGGCCGATGCCTATGCCGCGAGTTTCGCCAAACTCTGCGCGTATCCGGTGCCTGTGCTCCTCGACGCGGCTGGGGTCGCGGAGGGAGTACGGGTCCTCGATGTCGGGGCGGGCACGGGTACCGTCGCCGCAGCCGCATATGCGCGGGGAGCGAAGGTGACGGCGGCGGATGCCGAACCAGGCATGGTCGCCCGGGCCGCGTCGGCGGTTCCGGAAGCTGACGTGCGGCTTGCCGCTCTGCCCCGCCTGCCGTTCGCCGACGACGCGTTCGACGCCGTGGTCGGCAACTTCGTCCTCAATCATGTCGGACGGCCTCGGGACGCCCTGACGGAGTTGCGAAGGGTGACGCGGCCCGGCGGGCGGATCGCCGTCACCATCTGGGCGCTTCCCCCGGCCGCCGGGCAGGCCCTGTTGGGCAGAGCTGTCCAGGCGGCAGGTGTCACGCGGCCGGCTCACCTGCCGGTCCTTGCTCCCGAGGACGACTTCCTCCGTACGGAACAGGGCTTCGCCGCGCTGCTCGGTGAGGCGGGTCTGACAGACGTCGTCTGCGACACCTTGGCCTGGGACCATCGGACGACGGTTGAGGAGTGGTGGAGCGGAGCAGCCGCCGGAGTGGCGACGATCGGCCAGATCGTGACGAGTCAGAAGCCGGCGGTCATTGCCGCGATCAAAGACCACTTCGAGT
- a CDS encoding FG-GAP repeat protein: protein MRHITSAALTAAAVFALGGGAMIAAPAAQAVAPFPSIGWQQHNCDFDGNGFDDVLIGAPGATVSGAKAAGYVSVQYSSSSGLSTTKKSVLHQNTSGVPGASEAGDGFGGAVASGDLDNDGYDDAIVGIPGEDLAGLSDAGGAVVFWGSPSGLHGSDSTWLEDTGRSRAGARFGLAIEAARYFAPDPADPDAGPRDSVAVLENDTLLFFTSAPTAAARQLKAVDAGVRARDVSPLETGFAFRSLSHGNYNEDSWADLAISGVTTGDRPGIGATQVLHGAPDVEALGDGGAFEGGPAVVSSDFNHDGQDDLAIGDTGVGSPLGGSVSVYLGKGDLSGLDPAPAQTWTQDSPGVPGTAEAGDRWGAELSSGDTDGDGRPDLAIGAPGEDVGSVSDAGAVWTLRGAPGGLTATGVRSFDQNSSGVPGAAEASDRWGGQVRLIDANADGRFGLLAAAPGENTDDGFVWVLPASSSGLTATDSWTYGGARLGATAANARFGAAIDE, encoded by the coding sequence GTGCGTCACATCACCAGCGCGGCCCTGACAGCCGCGGCAGTGTTCGCCCTCGGTGGCGGCGCGATGATCGCGGCCCCCGCGGCACAGGCCGTGGCGCCCTTCCCGTCCATCGGCTGGCAGCAGCACAACTGCGACTTCGACGGCAACGGGTTCGACGACGTGCTGATCGGCGCCCCGGGCGCCACGGTGAGCGGTGCCAAGGCCGCGGGCTACGTCTCCGTGCAGTACAGCTCGTCGAGCGGCCTCAGCACCACCAAGAAGAGCGTCCTTCACCAGAACACCTCGGGCGTTCCGGGTGCCTCCGAGGCCGGCGACGGCTTCGGCGGCGCCGTGGCCTCCGGTGACCTGGACAACGACGGCTACGACGACGCGATCGTCGGCATCCCCGGCGAAGATCTGGCCGGACTGTCCGACGCGGGCGGTGCCGTCGTCTTCTGGGGCTCGCCGAGCGGGCTGCACGGGTCCGACAGCACCTGGCTGGAGGACACCGGCCGATCGCGGGCCGGCGCCAGGTTCGGTCTGGCCATCGAAGCGGCCCGGTACTTCGCCCCGGACCCGGCAGACCCGGACGCCGGTCCGCGCGACAGCGTCGCCGTCCTGGAGAACGACACGCTGCTGTTCTTCACCTCCGCGCCGACAGCGGCTGCCCGGCAGCTGAAGGCGGTGGACGCGGGAGTCCGTGCCCGGGACGTGAGCCCGCTGGAGACCGGCTTCGCCTTCCGGAGCCTCAGCCACGGCAACTACAACGAGGACTCCTGGGCCGACCTGGCGATCTCCGGTGTGACCACCGGCGACCGGCCCGGCATCGGTGCCACCCAGGTGCTCCACGGCGCGCCCGACGTCGAGGCGCTGGGCGACGGCGGCGCGTTCGAAGGTGGTCCCGCGGTCGTCTCCAGCGACTTCAACCACGACGGCCAGGACGACCTGGCCATCGGCGACACGGGGGTCGGCTCACCCCTCGGTGGGTCCGTCTCCGTCTACCTGGGCAAGGGCGACCTCTCCGGCCTCGACCCGGCCCCGGCCCAGACGTGGACGCAGGACTCCCCCGGCGTCCCCGGCACGGCCGAGGCGGGCGACCGGTGGGGTGCCGAGCTGTCCTCCGGTGACACCGACGGCGACGGCCGCCCGGATCTCGCCATCGGGGCACCCGGGGAGGACGTGGGTTCCGTGTCCGACGCGGGTGCGGTCTGGACGCTGCGTGGCGCACCGGGCGGGCTGACGGCGACCGGGGTGCGCAGCTTCGACCAGAACTCCTCCGGTGTTCCCGGCGCGGCGGAGGCCTCGGACCGCTGGGGCGGCCAGGTGCGGTTGATCGACGCCAACGCCGACGGCCGCTTCGGTCTGCTGGCGGCGGCACCGGGTGAGAACACGGACGACGGTTTCGTATGGGTCCTTCCCGCGTCGTCCTCGGGACTCACCGCCACGGATTCGTGGACCTATGGCGGGGCGCGCCTCGGAGCCACAGCGGCCAACGCGCGGTTCGGCGCGGCGATCGACGAGTAG
- a CDS encoding cutinase family protein translates to MSRHASRRRLTLVSLAAVGALSAAGLSLLPSMASAAPCSDVEVVFARGTGEAPGLGITGTPLVRNIKSALPGKTVSSYAVDYAANFSQTSAGPGATDMTDRVKSTAANCPGTSFVLGGYSQGGSVTDIALGIPTRLGTGRTIPKGLAARVKAVVVFGNPLRLSGRTVASASDLFGPKAKEFCNTGDPVCGNGRNSAAHLTYHLNGSVEQGARFAAERLGRD, encoded by the coding sequence ATGTCCCGTCACGCGTCACGGCGTCGTCTCACTCTCGTGTCCCTCGCAGCCGTCGGTGCCCTCAGCGCGGCCGGCCTCTCCCTGCTGCCCTCCATGGCGTCCGCGGCCCCGTGCTCCGACGTCGAGGTCGTCTTCGCCCGCGGTACCGGGGAAGCCCCGGGTCTCGGCATCACGGGAACCCCGCTCGTGAGGAACATCAAGAGCGCCCTGCCGGGCAAGACCGTGTCGTCGTACGCCGTCGACTACGCGGCGAACTTCTCCCAGACGAGTGCCGGGCCCGGCGCCACCGACATGACGGACCGCGTCAAGTCCACGGCGGCCAACTGTCCCGGCACGTCCTTCGTGCTGGGCGGATACTCCCAGGGCGGCAGCGTCACCGACATCGCCCTGGGGATCCCGACGCGGCTGGGCACCGGCCGCACCATCCCCAAGGGGCTGGCCGCTCGCGTCAAGGCGGTCGTCGTCTTCGGCAACCCCCTGCGGCTGTCGGGCCGCACCGTCGCCTCGGCCAGTGACCTGTTCGGGCCCAAGGCCAAGGAGTTCTGCAACACCGGCGACCCGGTCTGCGGCAACGGCCGCAACAGCGCCGCGCACCTGACCTATCACCTCAACGGCAGTGTCGAGCAAGGAGCCAGGTTCGCCGCCGAGCGGCTCGGCCGAGACTGA
- a CDS encoding dihydrofolate reductase family protein, producing MRKLVHYIATTLDGFIAGPDGDDPTGPNGFWPIPADYIEHLVAEYPETLPVQARQALSVTTEGTHFDTVLEGRRSYEIGLAAGITDAYPHLRHLVFSRTLAESPDPAVELVADDPVATVRELKRQDGKDIWLLGGAELAGSLYTEIDTLILKIGPLTVGNGIPLFSRKAAFDPSTWTLADHTVLKSGAVFLTYTRVGG from the coding sequence ATGCGCAAACTCGTCCACTACATCGCCACCACTCTCGACGGCTTCATCGCAGGCCCCGACGGCGACGACCCCACCGGGCCGAACGGCTTCTGGCCCATACCGGCGGACTACATAGAGCATCTCGTGGCCGAATACCCGGAGACCTTGCCGGTCCAGGCCCGGCAGGCACTGTCCGTGACGACGGAGGGCACGCACTTCGACACTGTTCTCGAAGGGCGACGCAGCTACGAGATCGGCCTTGCGGCCGGAATCACCGACGCCTACCCCCACCTGCGCCACCTGGTGTTCTCCCGGACCCTGGCCGAAAGCCCGGACCCGGCCGTCGAACTGGTCGCCGACGACCCGGTGGCGACCGTACGCGAGCTCAAGCGGCAGGACGGCAAGGACATCTGGCTGCTCGGCGGCGCAGAGCTCGCCGGCTCCCTGTACACCGAGATCGACACCTTGATCCTGAAAATCGGCCCCCTGACGGTGGGCAACGGGATCCCTCTGTTCTCCCGCAAGGCCGCCTTCGACCCCAGCACCTGGACACTGGCGGACCACACCGTCCTCAAGAGCGGCGCGGTGTTCCTCACCTACACGCGCGTGGGCGGCTGA
- a CDS encoding fatty acyl-AMP ligase, whose amino-acid sequence MARSLVDLLTLHASRQPDRTAYRYLVTGDCDGEIQDISYARLAERSRAIAAWLQERGLAGSRVMLLYPPGIEFICGYLGCLSAGVVAVPGLPPHGRSQNHRALLRMKRLIADADAQVILGGREVIAALATMTEHLPELAGITCVATEDIPDEAAGSWREPDLTADSVAFLQYTSGSTSAPRGVMVTHGNLLDNERVITERMGHTPDVIEEYDHELFVSWLPVYHDMGLIGPVLNAAYLGVTATLFSPLHFLQRPERWLTAISRYRPHTSGGPNFAYELCLKHTTPELLDTLDLSRWKVAFNGAEPVRAATLRRFTETFGSAGFRREALYPCYGLAEATLIVTGSSVHAPPTLATTTTATAAATTTATSADGTGARAIAPGARSVDAAAVGSGRPGPGITVVIADPERQEELPEGEVGEIWVSGASVAKGYWRNALATRQTFRAGLVGREGRFLRTGDLGFLRDGELFVTGRLKDLMVIEGRNHYPQDLELSAEMSHWALRPGCTAAFSVDIEGEGEQPVVVAETAPEAVGESEKIIDLIRGAISEAHGLPVREVVLVHPGTIPKTSSGKIQRRASRAAYLDGTLSLVGGPEAS is encoded by the coding sequence ATGGCTCGTTCCCTGGTCGATCTATTAACTCTGCACGCTTCCCGGCAACCCGACCGGACTGCCTACCGGTACCTCGTCACGGGTGACTGCGACGGAGAGATCCAGGACATCTCCTACGCGCGGCTCGCCGAGCGGTCCCGGGCCATCGCCGCCTGGCTCCAGGAGCGCGGCCTTGCCGGTTCCCGCGTCATGCTGCTGTATCCGCCCGGCATCGAGTTCATCTGCGGTTATCTCGGCTGTCTTTCGGCCGGGGTCGTCGCCGTGCCGGGCCTGCCGCCGCACGGCCGGTCACAGAACCACCGTGCCCTGCTCCGGATGAAGCGCCTGATCGCCGACGCGGACGCCCAGGTGATCCTGGGCGGCCGCGAGGTGATCGCGGCCCTCGCCACGATGACGGAACACCTGCCCGAACTGGCCGGGATCACCTGCGTCGCCACTGAGGACATCCCCGACGAGGCGGCCGGTTCCTGGCGTGAACCCGACCTCACCGCCGACTCCGTCGCCTTCCTCCAGTACACCTCCGGATCCACCTCCGCCCCGCGCGGGGTGATGGTGACCCACGGCAATCTGCTGGACAACGAGCGGGTCATCACCGAGCGGATGGGCCACACTCCCGACGTGATCGAGGAGTACGACCATGAACTCTTCGTCAGCTGGCTGCCCGTCTATCACGACATGGGCCTCATCGGTCCCGTCCTGAACGCGGCCTACCTCGGCGTGACCGCCACCCTCTTCTCCCCGCTGCACTTCCTGCAACGGCCCGAACGCTGGCTGACGGCCATCAGTCGGTATCGCCCGCACACCAGTGGCGGCCCCAACTTCGCCTACGAGCTGTGCCTGAAGCACACCACACCGGAGCTTCTCGACACCCTCGACCTGAGCCGGTGGAAGGTCGCCTTCAACGGCGCCGAACCCGTGCGGGCCGCGACCCTGCGCCGGTTCACCGAGACCTTCGGCTCGGCCGGCTTCCGCCGCGAGGCCCTGTACCCGTGCTACGGCCTGGCCGAGGCCACGCTGATCGTCACGGGCAGTTCGGTGCACGCCCCGCCCACACTGGCCACCACCACCACCGCCACAGCCGCGGCCACCACCACCGCCACTTCCGCTGACGGGACCGGGGCGCGTGCCATCGCGCCGGGGGCCAGGTCGGTGGACGCGGCGGCGGTGGGTTCCGGCCGGCCCGGCCCCGGCATCACCGTGGTGATCGCCGACCCCGAACGGCAGGAAGAACTCCCCGAGGGCGAGGTCGGCGAGATCTGGGTGTCCGGCGCGAGTGTCGCCAAGGGCTACTGGCGCAACGCGCTCGCCACCCGGCAGACCTTCCGGGCCGGCCTCGTGGGGCGCGAGGGCCGCTTCCTGCGCACCGGAGACCTCGGATTCCTGCGGGACGGCGAACTTTTCGTCACCGGTCGTCTCAAGGACCTGATGGTCATCGAAGGGCGCAACCACTACCCGCAGGACCTGGAGCTGTCCGCCGAGATGTCCCACTGGGCGCTGCGGCCCGGCTGCACCGCCGCCTTCTCGGTGGACATCGAGGGAGAGGGCGAGCAACCCGTCGTCGTGGCCGAGACGGCACCGGAGGCGGTGGGCGAGTCCGAGAAGATCATCGATCTGATCCGCGGCGCGATCAGCGAGGCACACGGCCTGCCGGTGCGCGAGGTCGTGCTCGTCCACCCCGGCACCATCCCCAAGACGTCCAGCGGGAAGATTCAGCGCCGTGCGTCCCGGGCGGCGTATCTCGACGGCACGCTCTCCCTGGTCGGCGGGCCCGAGGCGAGTTGA
- a CDS encoding DUF6183 family protein, translating to MAWDIGLAVLSADGRRLAGLAATDTDTDTD from the coding sequence GTGGCCTGGGACATCGGCCTGGCCGTGCTCTCCGCCGACGGCAGGCGCCTGGCCGGCCTTGCCGCGACCGATACCGATACCGATACCGACTGA